A genomic segment from Opitutales bacterium encodes:
- a CDS encoding LON peptidase substrate-binding domain-containing protein, giving the protein MGPEISEIEIPKNIPIMTLPEAVLFPQVIMPLHIFEERYRKMLLDVLDGPRVFGIATLKQNEASDPKILEPFHSIGSIGIVRASQSNDDGTSNVLLQGLMRVRFEQVVQEDPYRIARIQPLQSTTEEQAPYPGMQQLILDLLREKRQNGSSISDEAMDFLENIQDPESFIEFASYSACDNLVDKLQLLKTTETLDRFNLLSDCLTKDIERIRFFKQLQEGLKDEQIGLN; this is encoded by the coding sequence ATGGGTCCCGAAATATCTGAGATAGAGATCCCCAAGAACATTCCGATCATGACATTACCCGAGGCAGTTTTATTCCCTCAGGTGATCATGCCGCTCCATATATTTGAAGAGCGTTATCGCAAAATGTTATTGGACGTGTTGGATGGTCCCCGAGTGTTCGGGATTGCTACGCTCAAGCAAAACGAAGCGAGCGATCCTAAAATCCTAGAACCTTTTCATTCTATCGGTTCCATAGGTATCGTCCGAGCCTCTCAGAGTAATGACGATGGTACCTCCAACGTGTTGCTACAGGGCCTCATGCGTGTACGCTTTGAACAGGTGGTGCAGGAGGACCCTTATAGAATCGCTCGCATTCAGCCCTTACAATCGACTACAGAAGAACAGGCTCCCTACCCAGGCATGCAGCAGCTCATCTTAGATCTTCTTCGCGAAAAGCGACAAAATGGAAGTAGTATTTCAGACGAAGCCATGGACTTCCTTGAAAATATTCAGGATCCAGAGTCGTTCATTGAATTCGCGTCCTATTCGGCTTGCGACAATTTGGTTGACAAACTCCAACTCCTAAAGACGACCGAGACCCTAGATCGATTTAACCTCCTTAGCGATTGTCTGACAAAAGACATCGAACGCATCCGATTCTTCAAACAGCTCCAAGAGGGCTTGAAAGACGAACAAATCGGGTTGAATTAA